The genomic DNA TTAATTAAATAAATTGTCTATAACGCTATAATTTAGAAACCAAAGATTTTACTTAATTCTGTTACACCATTAGAGATAACATCTAAAATGCTTGTACCTAATTTAGTCCAATCTTGATTTTGTCCTGCTTCAATTGCACTTTTTACTGCGTTTGCGATTTTTTCCATGATAAATATCTCCTTTGTATTCTTTATTTATACATTTAAATTGACTTATAATTTAAAACTTAGAAACCGAATAATTTTCCTAAAATGCCAACACCATTTTCTACGATACCTACGATGCTTGTACCTAATTTAGCCCAGTCTTGGTTTTGTCCTGCTTGCACTGCATCTGAAATTGCTTGTACTAATTTTGACATTGAAATCGCTCCATTTCTTTTTTAAATTGATTAGTTATTAATTGCTTTATGATTAGAAGCCAAAGATTTTACTTAATTCTGTTACACCATTAGAGATAACATCTAAAATGCTTGTACCTAATTTAGTCCAATCTTGGTTTTGTCCTGCTTCAATTGCACTTTTTACTGCGTTTGCGATTTTTTCCATGATAAATATCTCCTTTGTATTGTTTATTTATATTTTTAAAAGTACTTATAATTTAAAACTTAGAAACCGAATAATTTTCCTAAAATGCCAACACCGTTTTCTACGATACCAACAATGCTAGTACCTAATTTAGCCCAGTCTTGGTTTTGTCCTGCTTGTACTGCATCTGAAATTGCTTGTACTAATTTTGACATTGAAATCGCTCCGTTTCCTTATTTAATAAATTCGAAATGTAGTTATTAACTTTAAGTAGCTTAAAGCTTTTCTTAAAAACTAAAACGATAATTAGGTTTTTTGTTTACCTATCGTTTTGTTACTTATACTATATATCGATTTAACGCTTTTGAGTCCTATCTTTCTTAACTCAAAAATAAGACATCAAAACTGTAAGTCGTTAGTAACGTTAATTACACTTAGGAATTCATATATGTTGTACAAAATCTGACAATTCTGCAAACGTTTACAATAGCTTTACATTGGCTTTAAATTAATTTAAAATTGACCTGATTTTAATGGTGAGCTAAATAACTAAGCGCTATGTTTATACTCAAATTTCAAACAAATGCATTCTAACTTGCAGTTCGATAACATGTATAGATTAAGGTGTATTTTGAATTAATAATTGGTATCATTTAAGAAGGATTTAATTTAAGAAGTATATACTTATGTATTATATATTGTCGGTTTTCACTATAATAAGTGCATTTACAAGTCTAGGCTTCTCAATGCAATCATGTATACAAACAAAACAAGTGAACGCATTCTACGCCTTTTCACGCAGTTTAGCAATTGCACTGTTAGCCTTTATAACGATACTAATTACCAACAATAGTCTCTTAATTTCGTTATCTATTTTGATGATTATCGTTCAATTATTGGATGGCGTTGTAGGAATAATATCTAAGAATCGCTTTAAAACGTATGGTCGTTTATCGTTTCATTCGTTCATAGTTGTTTATTAATAATTTTTATTATTTTTTGAATGCGATTATTTATGTGCTTATCTGACTTATTGATTTTATTTAAATCCATTGTCTTTATGTATTACTTAGCTTTCAGATAATTTAAATGAGTAACAAATACACATAATTAGTGAAAAATATAAACTTTTTTTATATTAAAGCTATTGCTAAATAAGGTTTCTTTAGCTATAATAATTCTTGTGTTAAAAATTCATGTCCTGGTAGCTCAGCTGGATAGAGCAATGGCCTTCTAAGCCATCGGTCGGGGGTTCGAATCCCTCCCAGGACGCTATTAACCGAAAATTAAACACTTTTCGAAATTAAGAATCCCATAACGACGGGGTTCTTTTTATTTTGCCTATTAATAACACACCATATAATACAAATTTTTAGGGACTTTTTAGGGACCCGAGTCCCTCACATGAAAAAACCACGCTCATAAGAACATGGTTTGTATTTTTTTTGAAAATTACGCATAAAAAAATAACCGTACCTATTAAGATACGGTTACTAGTCCTCTTTTCTTCTTATATTATTTACTGTAGCGTTAATCATACTTACCACTATGTTTCCCAAAGATAAAGTCCCAATAATGCCTGCTGCCCATTCTTTTCCAAATATACCTAATACTACTGATCCTATAATCCCCGCGATGGAAATAATCGTACTTGAATTAATTCCTTTTGTCGTAATTGAATCATTACTT from Staphylococcus taiwanensis includes the following:
- a CDS encoding phenol-soluble modulin PSM-beta-3 translates to MSKLVQAISDAVQAGQNQDWAKLGTSIVGIVENGVGILGKLFGF
- a CDS encoding phenol-soluble modulin PSM-beta-3, encoding MSKLVQAISDAVQAGQNQDWAKLGTSIVGIVENGVGILGKLFGF
- a CDS encoding phenol-soluble modulin PSM-beta-2, producing MEKIANAVKSAIEAGQNQDWTKLGTSILDVISNGVTELSKIFGF
- a CDS encoding phenol-soluble modulin PSM-beta-2 yields the protein MEKIANAVKSAIEAGQNQDWTKLGTSILDVISNGVTELSKIFGF